A window from Mya arenaria isolate MELC-2E11 chromosome 9, ASM2691426v1 encodes these proteins:
- the LOC128246107 gene encoding LOW QUALITY PROTEIN: protein melted-like (The sequence of the model RefSeq protein was modified relative to this genomic sequence to represent the inferred CDS: inserted 2 bases in 1 codon; deleted 1 base in 1 codon), translating into MRSVSSQTEGTVTIITVGNPAYPSYVVGVRQQQQQQQQQQQQQQVPHSNKSSQLSLTPSSSALTLNSSSGLPPEPLRDGVQHFCEKHMDTIRKFISSLSARIPLPAKCSIVDGRHKRYVPLNFQCGIKGTNCLYGKQFFILNTKLPKTWIHLMFLAVQAQSASALSQQDLSVSSLKTCWDALYPEKGNSGYITLVTSSFPLAKDQDALLQELHGDRYXDVFEFNAPRKYWACFMCNHPEKMSELMPDGSPVIAGQLKEKKGRWKFLERWKTRYFTLSGSQITYSKSDSRKETLPVREIQSVKAVRKGIRDIPKAFEIFTTDQNYVLKAKGQQNIEPWVQCIHPSSCGQGSE; encoded by the exons ATGCGGTCCGTATCCAGCCAGACGGAAGGGACAGTGACCATTATCACTGTTGGCAACCCAGCCTACCCCAGTTATGTCGTTGGTGTGagacagcaacaacagcagcagcagcagcaacaacaacaacaacaagtccCACACAGCAACAAATCCAGTCAGCTTAGTCTCACACCATCATCAAG CGCACTCACACTGAACAGCAGTTCAGGACTTCCG CCTGAGCCACTTCGAGATGGTGTTCAGCACTTCTGCGAGAAACACATGGACACTATCAGGAagtttatcagcagtctttCCGCTAGGATCCCCCTACCAGCCAAATGCAGCATTGTGG aCGGCAGACATAAGCGCTATGTTCCTCTCAATTTCCAGTGTGGAATAAAGGGGACAAATTGTTTATATGGCAAGCAGTTTTTCATCCTAAACACCAAGCTTCCAAAGACCTGGATCCATCTCATGTTCCTGGCTGTCCAG GCCCAGTCAGCCTCGGCGTTAAGCCAGCAGGATTTAAGTGTGAGCagccttaaaaca tgttgGGATGCGCTCTACCCGGAGAAAGGAAACAGTGGCTATATCACACTTGTCACCTCATCCTTCCCATTAGCAAAG GACCAGGATGCCTTGCTTCAGGAGCTCCATGGTGACCGATA TGATGTGTTCGAGTTTAACGCCCCTCGCAAGTACTGGGCCTGCTTTATGTGTAACCACCCGGAGAAAATGTCTGAACTGATGCCTGATGGAAGTCCAGTCATTGCT GGTCAGTTGAAGGAGAAGAAAGGGCGCTGGAAGTTTCTGGAGCGGTGGAAGACCCGATACTTCACTCTCTCCGGCAGCCAGATAACCTACAGCAAAAGTGATTCG agaAAAGAAACGTTACCAGTGCGAGAAATACAGAGTGTGAAAGCTGTACGCAAAGGCATTCGTGATATTCCAAAGGCTTTTGAAATCTTCACAACAGACCAGAACTATGTGTTAAAAGCAAAAGGCCAACAAAACATTGAGCCCTGGGTACAGTGCATCCATCCATCTAGCTGTGGCCAAGGCTCAGAATGA